In Candidatus Nealsonbacteria bacterium DGGOD1a, one DNA window encodes the following:
- the tnpA gene encoding IS200/IS605 family transposase encodes MSTLYQSLSHTKWDCKYHIVFIPKRRRKVLFVSLAKQLGEIFHELAKQKECEILEGSNMSDHVHMCISIPPKHMVASIVGYLKGKSAIAVARLCGKEKNFTGEHFWAKGCAVSTIGFELEQIRKYIHEQRDHEDEGPFAMSK; translated from the coding sequence ATGTCAACCTTGTATCAGAGTCTATCGCACACAAAATGGGATTGCAAATACCATATCGTATTTATTCCAAAACGAAGAAGAAAAGTATTGTTCGTATCTTTGGCAAAACAGCTGGGAGAAATATTCCACGAACTCGCAAAACAAAAGGAATGTGAAATATTGGAAGGTAGCAATATGTCTGACCATGTGCATATGTGTATTTCCATCCCGCCCAAACACATGGTCGCTTCGATTGTCGGATATCTGAAAGGCAAAAGCGCCATTGCGGTGGCAAGGCTGTGCGGCAAAGAGAAAAACTTTACCGGAGAACATTTTTGGGCCAAAGGCTGCGCGGTATCGACGATCGGCTTCGAACTGGAACAGATCAGAAAATATATCCATGAACAGCGCGACCACGAAGACGAAGGACCATTTGCAATGTCAAAGTAG
- a CDS encoding type II toxin-antitoxin system mRNA interferase toxin, RelE/StbE family: MRIAYHKTFKKSFEKLSAESREKFRQNIKLFTIDQFDRRLNNHILKGEFANCRSINVGGDLRAIYKRIGNEELLFIKIGTHHDLYGK; the protein is encoded by the coding sequence ATGCGGATAGCTTATCACAAAACATTCAAAAAAAGTTTTGAAAAATTATCCGCTGAATCACGGGAAAAATTCCGGCAAAATATCAAATTATTCACCATTGATCAATTTGACCGACGGCTAAACAACCATATTCTCAAAGGCGAATTCGCCAATTGCCGCAGTATTAATGTCGGCGGTGATTTGCGTGCGATTTACAAACGCATTGGCAACGAAGAATTGCTTTTTATAAAAATCGGCACCCACCACGACCTCTACGGAAAATAA
- a CDS encoding transposase, giving the protein MKVVIPFYNEIRKVVSIFSQQLKIDKLTNKTGRKLALPIITVLSLAIFKQAGGIATKKSLFTIFNLHKICSYKTLVMSINRWAILALRLMFIIMRMSKKNQHIIKHIDSTDIPVCLFKNANKNKVMKMFASFGRSAKGTYFGLKMHLIADFKRQILAIKFTSANVDDRDVVIKLSKKLNGVFIADAGYVSEKLQRKFHRARKRILLVKARNNMKKVITQFQKKLYDTRMIIELNFRNLKMFYGLITSLPKSVDGYLSNYIYSLLAYQII; this is encoded by the coding sequence ATGAAAGTTGTAATTCCATTTTACAACGAAATCAGGAAGGTGGTAAGTATTTTTTCACAACAATTAAAAATTGACAAGCTCACAAACAAAACCGGTCGAAAATTGGCGTTGCCGATAATCACAGTATTATCGCTGGCGATATTCAAGCAAGCCGGCGGTATCGCTACCAAAAAATCATTATTCACCATTTTCAATCTTCACAAAATCTGCTCTTACAAAACATTGGTCATGAGCATCAATCGTTGGGCAATTCTGGCATTGCGATTAATGTTTATCATCATGAGGATGAGCAAGAAAAACCAACACATTATCAAACATATTGATTCCACCGATATTCCCGTTTGTTTGTTCAAAAATGCCAACAAGAACAAAGTGATGAAAATGTTCGCCAGTTTCGGCAGAAGCGCAAAAGGTACCTATTTCGGCTTAAAAATGCATCTGATCGCGGATTTCAAAAGGCAAATACTGGCCATCAAATTCACTTCCGCGAATGTTGACGACCGCGATGTCGTTATCAAATTATCCAAGAAATTGAACGGCGTGTTCATTGCCGACGCCGGATATGTTTCCGAGAAATTGCAAAGAAAATTCCACCGCGCCCGCAAAAGAATTTTGCTGGTGAAAGCCAGGAACAACATGAAAAAAGTCATCACTCAATTCCAGAAAAAATTATATGATACCAGAATGATCATTGAATTGAATTTTCGCAATTTGAAAATGTTCTACGGGCTGATTACCAGCCTCCCCAAATCAGTGGACGGATATTTGTCCAATTATATCTACAGTCTGCTGGCTTATCAAATTATTTAG
- the cysS gene encoding cysteine--tRNA ligase yields the protein MNKISIYSTMSRKVSELAPMEEGKIKFFVCGPTVYDFPHLGHAKTYTQFDFIVKYLRWSGFDVDYLVNITDIDDKIIQRARDRNISWRDLADEFEKIYIDDMAALRNTAVTKYARATDYIDNIVSQVKRMIEKGLAYQAPDGSWYFEIAKFADYGKLSGRTELKETDGVSRIDESDFKRGWNDFCLWKSSKEGEPSWETELGKGRPGWHIEDTAITEIEFGQQYDIHGGAIDLIFPHHEAEITQIESITGKVPFVRYWMHTGFLNIGSEKMSKSLGNFKTIRDILKVYDYRVLRYLFIGNHYRAAIDFSEAALEQAKNSLGRIDEFIFNKMDANFDDVDDEAAVGEAKAKFHEALAVDFNTPQAFAILFEFIRSQNMKEKSGRRSFEFLSQINSFMDFMKFDAAKSDAFIESLIADRNAARAAKDFAKSDEIRDRLLSMGVKIYDTKEGTKYRI from the coding sequence ATGAATAAAATATCAATTTACAGCACAATGTCGCGCAAGGTTTCCGAGTTGGCGCCGATGGAGGAGGGGAAGATCAAATTTTTTGTTTGCGGGCCCACGGTTTATGATTTTCCGCATCTGGGCCATGCCAAAACCTACACGCAATTCGATTTTATCGTGAAGTATTTGCGCTGGAGCGGTTTTGATGTGGATTACCTTGTAAATATTACCGATATCGATGACAAGATTATCCAAAGAGCAAGAGACCGTAATATCAGTTGGCGCGATTTGGCCGATGAGTTTGAAAAAATCTACATCGACGATATGGCCGCGTTGCGCAATACCGCGGTGACTAAATACGCGCGTGCCACGGATTATATCGATAATATCGTGAGCCAGGTAAAACGGATGATTGAAAAAGGATTAGCCTATCAAGCTCCCGATGGCAGTTGGTATTTTGAGATTGCCAAATTCGCCGATTACGGCAAACTCTCGGGGCGCACCGAGCTGAAAGAAACCGATGGCGTGTCGCGCATCGATGAAAGCGATTTCAAGCGGGGCTGGAATGATTTTTGCTTGTGGAAATCTTCAAAAGAAGGGGAGCCGTCGTGGGAAACCGAATTGGGCAAGGGTCGTCCCGGATGGCATATTGAAGATACCGCGATCACGGAAATTGAATTCGGGCAGCAATATGATATCCATGGTGGCGCGATCGATTTGATTTTCCCGCATCATGAAGCCGAGATCACGCAAATAGAGTCAATCACCGGCAAGGTGCCGTTCGTGCGCTATTGGATGCACACCGGATTTTTGAATATCGGTTCGGAAAAAATGTCCAAGAGTTTGGGTAATTTTAAAACCATTCGCGATATTTTGAAAGTTTACGATTACCGCGTTCTGCGCTATCTTTTTATCGGCAACCATTATCGCGCCGCGATTGATTTTTCCGAAGCGGCGCTGGAGCAGGCGAAAAATTCGCTGGGCCGTATTGATGAATTTATTTTCAATAAAATGGATGCGAATTTCGATGATGTCGATGACGAGGCGGCGGTGGGGGAAGCAAAGGCCAAATTTCACGAAGCGCTGGCGGTTGATTTCAATACGCCGCAGGCATTTGCAATTTTGTTTGAATTTATCCGCAGTCAAAATATGAAAGAAAAATCCGGCCGCAGGTCGTTTGAATTCTTGAGCCAAATCAATTCTTTTATGGACTTTATGAAATTCGATGCCGCCAAAAGCGACGCCTTTATCGAATCGCTGATCGCCGATCGCAATGCCGCCAGAGCCGCGAAAGACTTTGCCAAATCCGACGAAATTCGTGACCGCCTGCTTTCCATGGGCGTGAAGATCTACGACACCAAAGAGGGGACGAAATATAGAATTTAA
- a CDS encoding Fic family protein produces the protein MAKTSSVYNKINELRVRYYAALAGKQPLLELIDEAEIAEQVYNSNAIENSTLTFEETEKILLQIDLDRYISEREIFEAKNLARVVSYINKKAKERELNIELILLLHKMLLSNIRDDVAGRFRNNDEWVRVGSYIAVDPKEVAGQLEKMIIDYNANINESIIKRIARLHLTFEHIHPFIDGNGRIGRALNNYLLIREGFVPINIKFIDRKKYYEAFKEFDTGRKTEIMEEIVARALLNSYHKRLAYLEGKKIITLKEFAKINNFSHPNVINKANRQTIEAFLEKGIWKIGIN, from the coding sequence ATGGCAAAAACATCAAGCGTTTATAATAAAATCAATGAATTGCGCGTGCGTTATTATGCGGCATTGGCCGGCAAGCAACCGCTTTTGGAACTGATTGACGAGGCGGAAATCGCCGAACAAGTTTATAATTCCAACGCGATTGAAAACAGCACTTTAACTTTTGAAGAAACTGAAAAAATATTATTGCAGATAGATTTGGATAGATATATTTCCGAAAGAGAGATATTCGAAGCGAAAAATCTGGCGCGGGTTGTCTCTTACATAAATAAAAAAGCCAAAGAGCGAGAATTGAACATTGAGTTGATTTTATTGTTACACAAAATGCTTCTTTCAAATATTCGCGATGATGTTGCGGGCAGATTCAGGAATAACGATGAATGGGTCAGGGTGGGAAGCTATATCGCAGTTGATCCCAAAGAGGTGGCGGGGCAATTGGAAAAAATGATTATTGATTATAACGCCAATATAAACGAAAGCATCATAAAAAGAATCGCGCGCCTGCATTTGACTTTTGAACATATCCATCCGTTTATTGACGGCAACGGGCGCATCGGCCGAGCGTTGAATAATTATTTGCTTATTCGAGAAGGATTCGTGCCGATAAATATCAAGTTTATCGATAGAAAAAAATATTACGAGGCGTTTAAAGAATTTGATACAGGGCGAAAAACCGAGATAATGGAAGAAATTGTTGCCCGGGCGCTTTTAAACAGCTATCATAAACGGCTTGCTTATTTGGAAGGCAAAAAAATAATAACTTTAAAAGAGTTTGCTAAAATAAATAATTTTTCACATCCGAATGTAATCAATAAAGCAAATCGCCAGACGATAGAGGCGTTTTTAGAAAAAGGAATTTGGAAAATCGGAATAAATTAA
- a CDS encoding ISNCY family transposase, translating into MEKELFKMTQKELDRYEVIRKLIAKEITPGDAAKQLGRSVRQVKRLRNKVREKGANGIIHGLRGKQSNNKTDLKIWEKSGQIISEKYPDFGPTLAHEKLVEVEGIKIGKQTTRNLMIAKKIWMPKPRKQNQEFRCQRERKESPGELEQFDGCYHFWFEKRGDESCLLASVDDATGRITRAEFTDSESVINVFQFWKGYLQESGKPIAIYLDKFSTYKINHKNAKDNSEMITQFQRAARELDITLITANSPQAKGRIERLFDTLQDRLVKELRLRGISDIAAASKFLKEEFIPDFNQRFSVIPKKKNDLHRQLPDFQSSNLDAIFSVQSQRRVQNDFTIRFKNQWIQIAKEQIATVRRKDEILMEERLDGSLAIRLRDKYLNFKILPAKPLKAKELIAAIPAKRIISKPPADHPWRKQIAAEIAKINC; encoded by the coding sequence ATGGAAAAAGAATTATTCAAGATGACGCAAAAAGAGCTGGACAGGTATGAAGTAATAAGAAAATTGATCGCCAAAGAAATCACTCCGGGCGATGCGGCCAAGCAGCTGGGGCGGTCGGTAAGGCAGGTAAAGCGATTGCGCAACAAAGTGCGGGAGAAAGGCGCCAATGGGATCATTCACGGCTTGCGAGGCAAGCAAAGCAACAATAAGACCGATCTTAAAATCTGGGAAAAATCCGGACAAATAATTTCAGAAAAGTATCCTGATTTCGGCCCGACCTTGGCGCATGAAAAACTGGTTGAGGTTGAAGGAATAAAAATTGGCAAGCAGACCACGCGCAATTTAATGATCGCAAAAAAGATTTGGATGCCCAAACCAAGAAAACAAAACCAGGAATTCCGCTGCCAAAGAGAACGCAAAGAATCGCCGGGCGAGCTGGAACAATTCGACGGCTGTTACCACTTCTGGTTTGAGAAACGCGGCGATGAATCTTGTTTGTTGGCCTCCGTCGACGATGCCACCGGCCGGATCACCCGGGCGGAATTCACGGATAGCGAAAGCGTCATCAATGTGTTTCAATTCTGGAAAGGCTACCTCCAAGAATCAGGCAAACCGATAGCCATCTACCTGGATAAATTCAGTACATATAAGATCAATCACAAAAATGCAAAAGACAACAGCGAAATGATCACCCAGTTTCAGAGAGCCGCCCGGGAACTGGATATAACCCTGATCACCGCCAACAGCCCGCAAGCCAAAGGCCGAATCGAACGGCTCTTTGACACTTTGCAGGACCGGCTGGTCAAGGAATTGCGATTGCGCGGCATCAGCGATATCGCCGCGGCCAGCAAATTCTTAAAAGAAGAATTCATTCCGGATTTCAATCAAAGATTTTCGGTGATTCCCAAAAAGAAAAACGATCTGCACCGGCAGCTGCCCGATTTTCAAAGTTCAAATCTTGACGCGATATTTTCCGTCCAATCGCAAAGGCGGGTACAGAATGATTTCACGATAAGGTTCAAAAACCAATGGATACAGATCGCCAAAGAGCAGATCGCCACCGTGCGCCGCAAGGATGAAATTTTGATGGAAGAGCGGCTCGACGGATCGCTGGCGATCCGTCTGCGGGATAAATATTTAAACTTCAAAATCCTGCCGGCCAAGCCGTTGAAAGCCAAAGAATTGATTGCCGCCATACCGGCAAAAAGAATCATCTCCAAGCCACCGGCGGATCATCCTTGGCGCAAACAAATCGCCGCTGAAATCGCAAAAATCAATTGTTAA
- a CDS encoding orotidine 5'-phosphate decarboxylase, translated as MAKLNSRTKYLQIALNGNLDDAERIIRQLPASERIIIEAGTPLIKQFGIDAAARLNYWWQKKLIAAGIDAPAYIVADMKTIDRGATEARMAAGTGASAAIAAGLAPIETLNSFIGECEILGIDAMIDMMNVEYSLNILRQLKKQPAVVVLHRGVDELTFNKEKQIPYHEIQRIKGNYNIMLAIAGADTPRETQRSFFNGADIAVVWKNFYAADSNTVAIAQEFLRQIK; from the coding sequence ATGGCAAAATTAAATTCGAGAACCAAATATCTGCAAATCGCGTTAAACGGCAACCTTGACGACGCGGAAAGAATCATCCGGCAACTGCCCGCCAGCGAGAGGATTATCATTGAAGCCGGCACGCCGCTGATCAAGCAGTTTGGCATTGATGCCGCGGCGCGGCTTAATTATTGGTGGCAAAAAAAACTTATCGCCGCGGGAATCGACGCGCCCGCTTATATCGTCGCGGATATGAAAACCATTGACCGCGGCGCCACCGAAGCGCGAATGGCCGCCGGCACCGGCGCTTCCGCGGCAATCGCCGCGGGACTTGCGCCGATAGAAACTTTGAACTCGTTTATCGGCGAATGCGAGATTTTGGGCATTGACGCGATGATAGATATGATGAATGTGGAATATTCTTTAAATATTTTGCGGCAATTGAAAAAACAACCCGCGGTTGTCGTTTTGCACCGCGGCGTGGACGAACTCACATTCAACAAAGAAAAACAAATCCCCTACCATGAAATCCAGCGGATCAAGGGAAACTATAACATCATGCTGGCCATCGCCGGCGCCGACACGCCTCGCGAGACGCAAAGATCTTTTTTCAACGGCGCCGATATCGCCGTGGTCTGGAAAAATTTTTACGCCGCCGATTCGAATACCGTTGCCATCGCGCAAGAATTCCTGCGCCAGATAAAGTAA
- a CDS encoding arginine--tRNA ligase: MVREQVNLSVNAALKNLAREGFLTSEDIKNVLGDDLAGVCKDRTHGDYASNAAMRLSAAAKKNPMEIAGKIVEELGGSSKAKKIFSKIEVAAPGFINFTLAPDYLKVETAKILDECADYGKVNIGKGKKTQVEFVSANPSGQLHVGNGRSAFYGDALANVLQKAGYEVEREYYVNDAKVSKQIQTLGATALGRGEAYLSPYLKEKIAKLQPKLSKIHSETDGGYFLAQEVLKDLKKFIVKDLGIKFDNWMSEESLYKERLVMETYDILKKKGLVVERDDAYWIDMSKFNQKDEVLLRSNGSPTYFLSDIAYHMDKVKRGYKKIIDIWGADHQGHVPRMKAVMDILGYKGEFEVLICQIVTIKGGKISKREGNIVSLNWLIDEVGVDAARFFYLQNSSQSQMEFDVALAKQRSSDSPVFYVQYAHARIASILRKAKTKKINVSPSLFAGLEHQSEIGLMKELSRLPEVVGDTAKDYQLQRICSYAASLAAEFNKFYRDCHVIGVDKKTARARLGLALAAKIVLQNTLSLLGVSAPEKMRRQKE, encoded by the coding sequence ATGGTGCGGGAACAAGTTAATTTATCGGTTAACGCGGCATTAAAGAATCTCGCGAGAGAAGGATTTTTAACTTCGGAAGATATTAAAAATGTTTTGGGGGACGATCTGGCCGGCGTTTGCAAGGATCGGACGCATGGGGATTACGCTTCCAATGCGGCGATGCGGTTGAGCGCCGCGGCAAAGAAAAATCCGATGGAGATCGCGGGGAAGATTGTCGAAGAACTCGGCGGATCGTCCAAGGCCAAGAAAATATTTTCAAAGATTGAGGTTGCCGCCCCCGGGTTTATCAATTTCACTTTGGCGCCGGATTATTTGAAAGTTGAAACCGCGAAAATTTTGGACGAGTGCGCGGATTATGGAAAGGTGAATATCGGAAAAGGGAAAAAGACGCAGGTGGAGTTTGTGTCGGCCAATCCTTCGGGCCAGTTGCATGTGGGCAACGGCCGGAGCGCGTTCTATGGCGATGCCTTGGCCAATGTTTTGCAAAAAGCCGGCTATGAAGTGGAAAGGGAATATTATGTCAACGACGCGAAAGTTTCAAAACAGATACAGACTTTAGGCGCGACGGCGCTGGGAAGAGGGGAGGCGTATCTTTCGCCGTATTTAAAAGAAAAGATCGCCAAGTTGCAACCCAAACTTTCCAAGATCCATTCCGAGACCGACGGCGGTTATTTTTTGGCGCAAGAAGTTTTGAAAGATCTTAAAAAATTCATCGTTAAAGACTTGGGAATAAAATTCGATAATTGGATGTCCGAGGAAAGTTTGTATAAAGAAAGGCTGGTGATGGAAACCTACGACATCTTAAAGAAGAAGGGGTTGGTTGTTGAAAGGGATGATGCCTACTGGATTGATATGTCCAAGTTCAACCAAAAAGATGAAGTATTGTTGCGGTCAAACGGCAGTCCCACATATTTTCTTTCCGATATCGCGTATCATATGGACAAAGTCAAACGCGGTTATAAAAAAATCATTGATATTTGGGGCGCCGATCATCAAGGCCATGTGCCGCGGATGAAGGCGGTGATGGATATTCTGGGTTATAAAGGCGAGTTTGAGGTTTTGATCTGCCAGATTGTGACCATCAAAGGCGGCAAGATTTCCAAGCGCGAAGGGAATATCGTTTCTTTGAACTGGTTAATCGATGAAGTGGGCGTTGACGCGGCCAGATTTTTCTATCTGCAGAATTCTTCACAGTCGCAGATGGAATTTGATGTGGCGCTGGCCAAGCAAAGATCCAGTGATTCGCCGGTGTTTTATGTGCAATACGCGCATGCGCGCATTGCCAGCATTTTGCGCAAGGCCAAAACAAAAAAGATAAATGTTTCGCCGTCGTTGTTCGCCGGTTTGGAACATCAAAGCGAAATCGGCCTGATGAAGGAATTATCGCGCTTGCCGGAAGTTGTCGGCGATACGGCCAAGGATTATCAACTGCAGAGGATCTGTTCGTACGCCGCAAGCTTGGCGGCGGAATTCAATAAATTTTACCGCGATTGCCATGTGATCGGCGTGGATAAAAAAACCGCCCGGGCGCGTTTGGGATTGGCTTTGGCGGCGAAAATCGTTTTGCAAAACACGCTTAGTTTGCTTGGCGTTTCCGCGCCGGAGAAGATGCGCCGCCAAAAAGAATGA
- the smpB gene encoding SsrA-binding protein SmpB, with protein MKVFAENKKAGFNYNIEEKFEAGLSLNGQEAKAIKTRGLSLAGSYVIAKPGGVFWIGAKIPAYQPANAGADYHEERDRKLLLRKHEILRLNGIASQKGLTFIPLRLYTKGHYEGSGKIKLEFGVGRGKKKFDKRETLKKREVDREIGRTLGKIG; from the coding sequence ATGAAAGTGTTCGCCGAAAACAAAAAAGCCGGATTTAATTACAATATCGAAGAAAAATTCGAGGCGGGTTTGAGTTTGAACGGACAGGAAGCCAAAGCCATCAAAACCCGCGGATTATCCCTGGCCGGATCGTATGTGATCGCCAAACCCGGCGGAGTTTTTTGGATCGGCGCCAAAATTCCGGCCTATCAACCCGCCAACGCCGGCGCCGACTACCACGAAGAACGCGACCGAAAGCTGTTGTTGCGCAAACACGAAATACTGCGTTTAAACGGGATTGCGTCTCAAAAAGGCTTGACTTTTATCCCCCTTCGGCTGTATACTAAAGGGCATTACGAAGGTTCCGGCAAAATCAAGCTGGAATTTGGAGTTGGCCGCGGCAAAAAGAAATTCGACAAGCGCGAAACATTGAAAAAACGCGAAGTTGATCGGGAAATCGGCCGCACTTTGGGGAAAATCGGATAA
- the infC gene encoding translation initiation factor IF-3, whose protein sequence is MFKKPPINNQIRAAQVRLIDENDHQVGVVSLREALEMAYSRHLDLVQVTDKVAPPVARITDYGKYLYALQKKEKNTRTSEVKGIRLTYNISPHDMETRANAARKFLEKGDKVKIELRLRGREKAFGNLSKEKVEQFLAILAKLTPYKIDKEIKREMGGFNMIVSKG, encoded by the coding sequence GTGTTTAAAAAACCGCCTATCAACAATCAAATAAGAGCCGCGCAGGTAAGATTGATCGATGAAAACGATCATCAAGTGGGCGTTGTTTCACTGAGAGAGGCCTTGGAAATGGCCTACTCCCGGCACCTTGATCTGGTACAGGTTACCGACAAAGTCGCTCCCCCGGTGGCAAGAATCACCGATTACGGAAAATATCTTTACGCTCTGCAGAAAAAGGAAAAAAACACCCGCACCAGCGAAGTGAAAGGAATCCGGCTGACCTACAACATTTCCCCGCATGATATGGAAACGCGGGCCAACGCGGCGAGAAAATTTTTGGAAAAAGGCGATAAGGTCAAAATTGAACTCCGGCTAAGAGGCCGCGAAAAAGCCTTTGGAAATCTTTCAAAAGAGAAAGTTGAGCAATTCCTGGCAATCTTAGCCAAGCTCACCCCCTACAAAATCGACAAAGAAATAAAACGGGAAATGGGCGGATTCAATATGATAGTTTCAAAAGGTTAA
- a CDS encoding 50S ribosomal protein L35, translating into MKTRKSITKRFKITKNGKIMRRATGSCHLRSKMSGDKVRAGRKWVPLNESEAKKIRKLIIK; encoded by the coding sequence ATGAAAACAAGAAAATCAATCACAAAGCGTTTCAAGATCACCAAGAACGGCAAAATTATGCGCCGGGCGACCGGATCCTGCCATCTGCGTTCGAAAATGTCGGGCGACAAAGTCCGCGCCGGCCGCAAATGGGTTCCGTTAAACGAATCCGAAGCCAAAAAAATCAGAAAACTAATCATTAAATAA
- the rplT gene encoding 50S ribosomal protein L20, with protein sequence MPRVKRGTLHHKRRANIIEYTKGFKWGRKSKLAAAKQAMMKALSYNYRDRKVKKRDTRAMWNIHINGICRANGTNYSKFIGALKKQNIVIDRKILSQLSETRPELFQAIMAKAAN encoded by the coding sequence ATGCCACGCGTAAAACGAGGAACACTGCATCACAAAAGAAGGGCCAATATAATTGAATATACAAAAGGATTCAAATGGGGCCGGAAATCGAAACTAGCCGCGGCAAAACAGGCCATGATGAAGGCTTTGAGTTACAACTACCGCGACCGCAAGGTAAAAAAGCGCGATACCCGCGCCATGTGGAACATCCACATCAATGGCATCTGCCGCGCTAACGGAACGAATTACAGCAAATTTATCGGCGCTTTGAAAAAACAGAACATCGTAATCGACCGCAAAATCCTCTCGCAATTAAGCGAAACCCGGCCCGAACTATTCCAAGCCATAATGGCCAAAGCCGCCAATTAA
- the yjjX gene encoding inosine/xanthosine triphosphatase — protein MKINIGTKNKIKADALREITAEYDFLNKARIKTIGTESGVDDQPKSLEETVRGAKNRAKTAFSDCDFSVGVEDGLMSVGQAATGFMNLCVCAFYDGQRYYLGTSAAFEYPPKAIELVGKGRDINQAFYELGLTGDPKIGLSLGAIGILTKNRWCRKDTVKQSIIAALIQLDNKILYE, from the coding sequence ATGAAAATAAATATCGGCACCAAAAATAAAATCAAGGCCGACGCTTTGCGGGAAATAACCGCCGAATATGATTTTTTGAACAAAGCCCGGATCAAGACGATCGGAACGGAGTCCGGCGTGGACGATCAGCCCAAAAGCTTGGAAGAAACTGTTCGCGGCGCCAAAAATCGGGCTAAAACCGCGTTTAGCGATTGTGATTTTTCGGTGGGCGTGGAAGACGGGTTGATGTCGGTTGGGCAGGCTGCCACCGGATTTATGAATTTGTGCGTTTGCGCGTTTTATGACGGGCAAAGATATTATCTGGGGACATCGGCGGCGTTTGAATATCCGCCCAAAGCGATTGAATTGGTGGGGAAGGGCAGGGATATCAACCAGGCGTTTTATGAACTGGGCTTGACCGGCGACCCCAAAATCGGTTTGTCGCTTGGCGCGATCGGGATACTGACTAAAAACCGATGGTGCCGCAAAGATACCGTGAAACAATCAATTATTGCCGCGTTGATCCAGCTTGATAACAAAATTTTATATGAATAA